A window of Bacteroidota bacterium contains these coding sequences:
- a CDS encoding GxxExxY protein — protein sequence MENLLYKEECYTIIGKCMEVHNNLGSGFLEIVYKDALELEFRMAGIPFRREKMFEVNYKGFILPHKFYADFVVYDNIILEVKGVSGIAEEFIAQAINYLKVSQKKLALVVNFGELNLNYKRIVY from the coding sequence ATGGAAAATTTATTGTACAAAGAAGAGTGTTATACTATCATCGGGAAATGTATGGAAGTACACAACAATCTCGGTTCCGGATTTCTGGAAATCGTGTACAAGGACGCTCTGGAACTGGAGTTTCGGATGGCCGGAATTCCTTTCAGACGTGAAAAAATGTTTGAAGTCAATTACAAAGGATTCATTCTTCCTCACAAATTTTATGCAGACTTCGTCGTCTATGATAATATTATCCTGGAAGTGAAAGGTGTTTCAGGTATTGCGGAGGAATTTATCGCGCAGGCAATCAATTACCTCAAAGTCTCTCAAAAAAAATTAGCCCTGGTTGTAAATTTTGGAGAGCTGAACCTGAATTACAAAAGAATCGTGTATTAG
- a CDS encoding fibronectin type III domain-containing protein, with product MKKFLLLLIGSILVLPYTGKSQCTTTNATTCTCPPGGGTNCDLLPDITLSKDAISNGGYTEYPQVNAGTSQSNQGSDDGRLRLTGATPNIGYGPIEVRGISKWVCGTDTFTTYPGTGFCSDGSDPKQVVVQRTYHKNGNTMTSTDREAGTMTYHPSHGHQHVDSWGTYTLRIENPNDPNPLHWSIVGTGTKLAFCLLDLSNCNAANNYCRDSLNNVLNSSNLPNYGLGGGGYGCSNALQGISAGYVDIYSKTLDGMWINIPPDVCNGTYWIVVEIDPNNNFRETKEWNNVAAVPVTLTRQNAAGTGVANIYANRPGTIVQGDVVTLTATAGSAYLWSTGATTQTITTSLAGSYTVTVTTPCGTATSAPFVVSVISNPANPTVTGASRCGAGSVTMSATGAGSQKWYTVPSGGNAVNTGTSYTIPNLAATTTYYVENEVTTTGATVNSTPASNAVSTTGSYNTAITLQYEVFTVYTRLTLQSVLVYSNLAGTKTFKLLDKNTNTLRQVSASVPSGSSRVTLNWTIDPDDNYRLQVDNGANLYSNTKTTNIGYPFSIPGVISITNSSGGHTAFYCCYDWQIKLPDLVSRSSRLPVTATINTVPTVSFSGLNSTYASNASPVTLTGSPTGGTFSGSGISGTTFTPATAGVGGPYTITYSYTAANGCTGTSSQQVTVTSGTNNCLKPFNLTTTNIANISAQANWDVSVTADTFRIRYSVFGSTAYLYKDVNGSGGVHSASLLNLSPGTQYQYQVSSICRGVSSGYSNPATFTTLTTPVRCIKPYSLTSSAIANISATVGWTPYVAADTFRIRYSVNGTTNFIYKDRNGTLGNTAPLTGLSPNTTYQFQVSSICSGVSSGYSTSATFTTTSAPVPCIRPYGLGSSNLANTSATVSWTQYVSADTFRIRYSINGTTNYFYKNVNGTLGNSTSLTNLVANTTYQFQVSSICLGVSTGYSTAATFTTTNTAVACATPYGLTTTNITNASAVLNWTSMVTADSFMVRYSKNGTTNYVWKQFSGQGGVHSTQITGLLANTAYQWQVRSICTGVTTSVYSASSVFTTGLIRTAGPHELTAFELFPNPADEKVSLRFNAINSENGYIRITDMMGRVIRQMDIDILTGENLFELNTSDLSTGLYHFHVESPTDRFDSKVVIQ from the coding sequence ATGAAGAAATTTCTACTGCTCCTTATTGGAAGTATTCTGGTATTGCCTTACACAGGCAAATCCCAATGCACCACTACGAACGCTACAACTTGCACCTGCCCTCCGGGTGGAGGTACAAACTGTGATCTGCTTCCGGATATCACTCTTTCCAAAGACGCGATCAGCAATGGTGGTTACACCGAATATCCCCAGGTAAACGCCGGAACAAGTCAGTCCAATCAGGGTTCTGATGATGGCCGTCTGCGTCTCACCGGAGCTACTCCAAATATCGGTTATGGTCCGATTGAAGTACGCGGGATCAGCAAATGGGTTTGCGGTACCGACACTTTCACCACTTATCCCGGAACCGGATTTTGTTCCGATGGTTCGGATCCCAAACAAGTTGTCGTACAACGTACCTATCACAAAAACGGAAATACAATGACTTCCACTGACCGGGAAGCAGGAACAATGACTTATCACCCTTCTCATGGTCACCAGCACGTAGATTCCTGGGGTACTTACACTCTTAGAATTGAAAATCCAAATGACCCCAACCCGTTGCATTGGTCAATTGTAGGAACCGGGACGAAGCTCGCATTCTGCTTACTCGATCTTAGTAATTGCAATGCAGCAAATAACTATTGCCGGGATTCTCTCAACAATGTGTTGAATTCAAGCAACCTTCCAAATTATGGATTGGGTGGAGGAGGTTATGGTTGTTCAAATGCTCTGCAGGGTATCTCTGCAGGTTATGTAGATATTTATTCCAAAACACTGGATGGTATGTGGATCAATATCCCTCCGGATGTCTGCAATGGAACTTATTGGATTGTTGTTGAAATTGATCCCAACAACAATTTTCGTGAAACCAAGGAATGGAATAATGTAGCAGCGGTTCCGGTTACCCTTACCCGTCAAAACGCCGCCGGTACCGGTGTCGCGAATATCTATGCAAATCGTCCGGGTACCATTGTACAGGGCGACGTCGTTACGCTTACCGCTACTGCAGGCTCAGCTTACCTCTGGTCAACAGGAGCAACGACACAAACGATTACCACTTCTTTAGCGGGCTCCTATACTGTTACCGTTACGACGCCCTGCGGAACAGCGACTTCAGCTCCTTTTGTTGTTTCAGTAATAAGCAATCCCGCAAACCCAACCGTTACAGGTGCGAGCCGATGTGGGGCAGGTTCAGTTACGATGTCTGCAACCGGAGCAGGATCACAAAAATGGTATACTGTCCCATCCGGCGGAAACGCGGTGAATACAGGCACATCTTATACCATTCCAAATCTTGCCGCCACAACAACTTATTATGTGGAAAATGAAGTAACCACAACAGGCGCAACCGTAAATTCAACACCTGCCAGCAATGCTGTTTCTACAACAGGAAGTTACAACACCGCAATTACTCTGCAGTACGAAGTATTCACGGTGTACACACGACTTACATTACAATCCGTACTTGTGTATTCCAATTTAGCCGGCACAAAAACCTTCAAGCTACTGGACAAAAACACCAATACATTACGACAAGTAAGCGCTTCGGTTCCTTCAGGAAGCAGCCGTGTTACCTTAAACTGGACGATTGATCCGGATGATAACTATCGTTTGCAGGTGGACAATGGAGCAAATCTTTATTCCAACACCAAGACCACAAATATTGGTTATCCATTTTCAATCCCCGGTGTGATTTCTATTACAAACTCTTCCGGTGGACATACCGCGTTTTATTGCTGCTATGACTGGCAGATCAAATTACCGGATCTTGTTTCACGCAGCAGCCGTCTGCCTGTGACTGCAACCATCAACACTGTTCCTACGGTTTCTTTCAGTGGTCTCAATTCCACGTATGCATCAAATGCATCTCCTGTTACTCTCACCGGTTCGCCAACAGGCGGAACATTTAGTGGTTCGGGAATCAGTGGAACAACATTTACTCCGGCAACCGCCGGTGTGGGTGGTCCTTATACCATTACTTATTCTTATACAGCAGCCAATGGTTGTACCGGAACGAGCTCGCAACAAGTGACCGTTACTTCCGGAACCAACAATTGCCTCAAACCTTTCAATCTTACTACGACCAACATCGCTAATATTTCAGCACAGGCAAACTGGGATGTGAGCGTAACTGCCGATACTTTCAGAATCCGTTATTCTGTTTTTGGATCAACAGCATATTTATACAAAGATGTAAACGGATCTGGTGGTGTACACAGTGCATCACTACTCAATCTCAGTCCGGGCACGCAGTATCAATACCAGGTCAGCTCGATTTGCAGAGGAGTCAGCAGCGGCTACAGCAACCCGGCAACCTTTACTACACTGACCACTCCGGTTCGTTGTATCAAACCTTACTCACTTACATCCTCCGCCATCGCCAATATTTCAGCGACAGTAGGCTGGACACCTTATGTAGCCGCGGACACGTTCAGGATCCGTTACTCTGTGAATGGCACAACGAATTTTATTTACAAAGATCGAAATGGTACTCTTGGCAACACGGCTCCGCTTACAGGTTTGTCACCTAACACCACCTATCAGTTCCAGGTGAGTTCAATTTGTAGTGGGGTAAGCAGCGGATATTCTACATCGGCCACATTCACCACAACATCCGCTCCTGTGCCTTGCATCAGACCTTATGGTTTAGGCTCAAGCAACCTTGCAAATACTTCCGCGACAGTAAGCTGGACACAATATGTATCCGCTGATACATTCCGCATCCGTTATTCCATCAATGGAACAACTAATTATTTCTATAAAAATGTGAATGGTACTCTTGGTAACTCAACTTCTCTGACAAACCTTGTTGCAAATACAACTTATCAATTTCAGGTAAGTTCAATTTGTCTTGGCGTAAGTACAGGTTACAGCACAGCTGCAACATTCACAACGACGAACACAGCTGTTGCCTGCGCGACACCGTACGGATTGACCACTACCAACATCACAAATGCAAGTGCAGTATTAAACTGGACCAGCATGGTTACTGCCGACAGCTTCATGGTTCGTTATTCGAAAAACGGTACGACAAATTATGTCTGGAAACAATTCTCCGGGCAAGGTGGTGTGCATTCCACCCAAATCACAGGTCTGCTGGCGAATACCGCTTACCAATGGCAGGTTCGTTCTATCTGTACGGGTGTAACCACATCGGTTTATTCCGCTTCATCGGTGTTTACAACAGGTCTCATTCGTACTGCAGGACCACACGAGTTGACAGCTTTCGAGCTATTCCCAAATCCAGCGGATGAAAAAGTATCCTTACGATTCAATGCGATCAATTCAGAAAACGGGTACATCCGTATTACAGATATGATGGGCCGGGTAATACGACAAATGGATATTGATATTCTCACAGGAGAAAATCTTTTTGAACTGAATACATCTGATCTTTCCACCGGATTGTATCATTTCCATGTAGAAAGTCCGACAGATCGATTCGACTCGAAAGTTGTTATTCAATAA
- a CDS encoding T9SS type A sorting domain-containing protein — MKRILLLAVIFFSTLAGQVSAQGGFTIFDRFNSPLPENQCRYIGIDSQNRKWFCTEYGLAIYNDTTWSVYLTTNSNISDNSVKHVAFDQQGNAWISTQNGGVNVFDGSNWTVYNTGNSGIASNYIRSITIDSQNRKWICTDNGLCLFDGNNWTIFDILNSSLPVNNMSVLVEENDSTRWLGTINGGLVRMVDTAFTNWSVYANGFPDNTILGLLVDSGGIKWMTCPAGALVAFFNGTWIAYNTGSSNIPTNSLNSLAQSSQQNFYMGSYDKGLVKKEGFYYYHWNTTNSNMPDDIVFTVAIENSGIIWCGTETHGVVRFDESQWLGLPPVLEYDPVSVYPNPCKQLVNIIPNGKSMYSVRVRDLSGEIKFIQKFSSPVSSFSPIDLSSLPAGVYFVSVDLGDKSVTKKLIKVE; from the coding sequence ATGAAACGAATTCTACTCCTGGCTGTAATCTTTTTTTCAACGCTTGCAGGACAAGTGTCGGCGCAAGGCGGATTCACAATTTTTGATCGTTTCAATTCTCCTCTTCCGGAAAATCAATGTCGATATATCGGAATTGATTCACAAAACAGAAAATGGTTTTGTACAGAATACGGTCTTGCCATTTACAATGATACAACATGGTCAGTTTATCTTACGACCAATTCAAATATTTCAGACAATTCCGTAAAACATGTCGCTTTTGATCAACAAGGAAATGCATGGATCTCTACACAAAACGGCGGTGTGAATGTTTTTGACGGAAGCAACTGGACGGTTTACAATACAGGCAATTCAGGAATCGCGTCGAATTATATTCGCAGTATTACTATCGATAGCCAAAACCGTAAATGGATTTGTACAGACAATGGCTTGTGTCTGTTTGATGGAAACAATTGGACAATATTTGACATTCTGAATTCCAGCTTGCCGGTTAACAACATGTCTGTGCTTGTTGAAGAAAATGATTCAACCCGCTGGTTGGGCACAATCAATGGTGGCTTAGTTCGAATGGTCGATACCGCTTTTACAAACTGGAGTGTTTACGCCAACGGATTTCCCGACAACACCATCCTCGGACTGCTGGTTGATTCGGGTGGAATAAAATGGATGACCTGTCCTGCCGGTGCTTTGGTTGCTTTCTTCAATGGAACCTGGATCGCTTACAATACCGGCAGTTCAAATATTCCAACGAATAGTCTGAATTCCCTCGCGCAAAGTTCTCAGCAAAATTTCTACATGGGCTCTTATGATAAAGGCCTGGTGAAAAAAGAGGGATTTTATTATTACCATTGGAACACAACTAACAGCAACATGCCCGATGACATTGTATTCACGGTTGCCATCGAAAACAGCGGCATTATCTGGTGTGGTACAGAAACACATGGTGTCGTGCGTTTTGACGAAAGTCAATGGCTTGGACTTCCTCCTGTTCTGGAATACGATCCGGTGAGTGTATATCCAAACCCATGCAAGCAGTTGGTAAATATTATTCCGAACGGAAAGTCGATGTATTCTGTTCGCGTAAGGGATTTGTCAGGTGAAATAAAATTCATACAAAAATTTTCCAGTCCTGTTTCATCTTTCAGCCCGATTGATCTTTCTTCTCTTCCTGCAGGAGTTTATTTTGTTTCGGTTGATCTCGGAGATAAGTCGGTGACGAAAAAACTAATTAAAGTCGAATAA
- a CDS encoding PKD domain-containing protein, producing MKRFLLLFFFFVVRVSFCQIPNINWEHCYGGSGLGDGLDAIIEMNDFGYAIPGTTNGPDANQVFGNHGEEDFWVIKTDSSGAFISQHCYGGSRADVAACGTKTREGGFIVAGFTVSNDGDVIGQHMYYDSTQAAWINSTDAWVLKFDSNFVLQWAKTYGGKKYDTFLSCDTTTDGGYIFSGYTSSNDDDVTGHHDTTYFNGNYDGWIVKTDSSGTIQWQKCLGGSNADVLYEIITTNNGYVSVGSTNSNDYDISGNHGASDFWMLKTDINGNLLWSKCYGDTAYENLGFVKVCANGDILASGATSSDALPDYHGGYYDAYLIRTDSIGNLVWQKCYGGSDMDFFEEFVEFPDSTFLVIGSVSSSDGQVHGFHDSLTSANPDMWLCRIAYDGTLLGSKCLGSHYGEFGQYITPLANGQFILAGESYGVGGDVSQNFPPTGPARYWVLKTEFGQVTADFLTASQDICPGTCIDFTNQSLNATYYEWSFPGGSPATSVENNPTGICYASPGTYSVSLLARDGPSFNTTMLVDYIHVFPDFPAITIIQHGDSLFAAPGYVGYQWYYNTNIISGANEYFYIASQSGNYSVLITDSNGCSNSVEIPNVIASVSSDLFNESISGFCVFPNPANNLLNIQAKVNPKEILYLECYDRYGRKVFTRYANEINHSLDISFLSSGVYALRLYLKNSILNASFLKN from the coding sequence ATGAAACGGTTTCTTCTTCTCTTTTTCTTTTTTGTTGTTCGGGTTTCATTTTGCCAGATTCCAAATATTAATTGGGAACATTGCTATGGTGGCTCAGGATTGGGAGACGGACTGGATGCAATTATTGAAATGAATGATTTCGGCTATGCAATTCCGGGTACAACCAACGGTCCGGATGCAAACCAGGTTTTCGGAAATCACGGTGAAGAAGATTTCTGGGTGATCAAAACAGACAGTTCCGGGGCTTTTATAAGTCAGCATTGTTATGGAGGCTCCCGGGCAGATGTAGCTGCCTGCGGAACAAAAACCAGGGAGGGTGGATTTATTGTTGCAGGGTTTACTGTTTCAAATGATGGTGATGTTATCGGTCAACACATGTATTATGATTCCACACAAGCCGCCTGGATTAACTCAACAGATGCATGGGTATTAAAGTTTGACTCCAACTTTGTGCTGCAATGGGCCAAAACATATGGTGGAAAAAAATACGATACCTTTCTCAGCTGCGACACAACTACAGATGGAGGTTATATTTTCTCAGGTTATACAAGCTCCAACGATGACGATGTTACCGGTCATCACGACACCACCTACTTCAATGGAAATTATGATGGCTGGATTGTCAAAACAGACTCGTCCGGAACAATTCAGTGGCAGAAATGTCTTGGTGGAAGTAATGCTGATGTGCTTTATGAAATAATTACAACGAACAATGGATACGTTTCTGTGGGCTCAACTAATTCCAATGACTATGATATTAGTGGAAATCATGGGGCATCTGATTTCTGGATGCTGAAAACAGACATCAACGGAAATTTATTGTGGTCCAAATGTTATGGTGATACAGCATATGAAAATCTCGGCTTTGTAAAAGTTTGTGCGAATGGAGATATCCTTGCTTCCGGTGCAACTTCTTCTGATGCTTTACCGGATTATCATGGAGGATACTATGATGCCTATCTTATCAGGACAGATTCCATTGGCAATCTGGTTTGGCAAAAATGTTATGGTGGTAGTGACATGGACTTCTTTGAAGAGTTTGTTGAGTTCCCTGATAGTACTTTTCTGGTGATCGGATCAGTTAGTTCAAGCGATGGCCAGGTACACGGCTTTCACGACTCTCTGACATCTGCCAACCCGGATATGTGGTTATGCAGAATTGCCTATGATGGAACGCTGCTCGGGAGCAAATGCTTAGGAAGCCATTATGGAGAATTCGGTCAATACATTACGCCGCTTGCAAACGGGCAATTTATTCTGGCAGGAGAATCTTATGGCGTTGGAGGGGATGTATCACAAAATTTTCCTCCAACTGGTCCTGCCCGTTATTGGGTTTTGAAAACCGAATTCGGGCAAGTGACTGCCGATTTTCTTACCGCTTCACAGGATATTTGTCCGGGAACCTGTATTGATTTTACAAATCAATCTTTGAATGCAACTTATTATGAATGGTCCTTTCCCGGAGGCTCTCCTGCCACGAGTGTAGAGAACAATCCGACCGGAATTTGTTATGCATCGCCCGGTACCTACTCTGTTTCTTTGCTGGCAAGAGATGGCCCTTCGTTCAATACAACAATGCTTGTAGATTACATCCATGTATTTCCGGATTTCCCGGCAATTACAATTATTCAGCATGGAGATAGTTTGTTTGCGGCACCTGGATATGTGGGATACCAATGGTATTATAACACTAACATCATTAGTGGGGCCAATGAGTATTTTTACATTGCCTCTCAAAGCGGAAACTATTCTGTTCTAATCACCGATAGCAACGGCTGTTCCAATTCGGTTGAAATACCAAATGTGATCGCATCCGTTTCTTCGGATTTATTTAATGAGTCCATTAGTGGATTTTGTGTATTTCCAAACCCTGCAAACAATTTGCTTAACATTCAAGCTAAAGTGAATCCAAAAGAAATCCTGTATCTCGAATGTTACGATCGTTATGGAAGAAAAGTGTTCACCCGGTATGCGAATGAAATCAATCATTCATTGGACATTTCTTTCCTGTCGAGTGGTGTGTATGCTCTTCGTTTATATCTGAAGAACTCAATTCTCAATGCAAGCTTTCTGAAAAATTGA